One genomic window of Desulfurococcus mucosus DSM 2162 includes the following:
- a CDS encoding carbon-nitrogen hydrolase family protein, with protein MSSITIGLLQAGFDGLPLENAGKAVDMVRKGFREADLIVLPEYSMLNPFKIGDPVKVYGYAETPVTSKYLSELSRLAEELGAFILAHFIEKTDTPPLTYSTSVLITDKGEAIPVYSKTHLFDAYGFRESSFFKPGKGPGRVVSVKGVKIGFTICYDLRFPELYRLYALSGSDLILVQAGWVKGPYKEEALDKLASVRAHENTVYIALADHVGEAFVGRSGVFNPWGLRELDLGWRETYMEHEVDASLVAEARKTLPVLEQAKAKWEIKQAG; from the coding sequence TTGTCCTCTATCACCATAGGGCTGCTTCAAGCAGGCTTCGACGGCCTCCCATTGGAGAACGCGGGGAAAGCCGTTGACATGGTTAGGAAGGGGTTCAGGGAGGCGGATCTAATAGTCCTACCAGAGTACAGTATGCTGAACCCGTTTAAAATAGGGGACCCGGTGAAGGTCTACGGGTATGCTGAAACCCCTGTTACAAGCAAGTATCTCTCAGAGCTCTCGAGGCTTGCAGAAGAGCTCGGCGCCTTCATACTAGCCCACTTCATTGAGAAAACGGATACACCGCCCCTCACCTATAGTACGAGCGTGTTGATCACTGATAAAGGCGAAGCCATACCAGTCTACAGTAAAACACACTTATTCGACGCCTACGGCTTCAGGGAGTCAAGCTTCTTCAAACCCGGCAAGGGACCCGGGAGAGTGGTCTCGGTTAAAGGCGTTAAAATAGGGTTCACAATATGCTACGACCTAAGGTTCCCCGAGCTATACAGGCTCTACGCTCTCTCAGGCAGCGACCTAATACTCGTGCAGGCAGGCTGGGTGAAAGGCCCCTACAAGGAGGAAGCCCTCGACAAGCTGGCAAGCGTGAGAGCACATGAAAACACAGTCTACATAGCCCTCGCAGACCACGTGGGCGAAGCCTTCGTAGGGAGAAGCGGCGTCTTCAACCCATGGGGCCTCAGGGAACTAGACCTAGGCTGGAGGGAAACATACATGGAGCACGAAGTAGACGCATCACTCGTAGCCGAAGCGAGGAAAACACTCCCAGTCCTCGAGCAGGCGAAAGCCAAGTGGGAGATTAAACAAGCCGGCTAG
- a CDS encoding 4Fe-4S ferredoxin produces MECLYILPRLIDVNAKASILREAKRILVAGRCVESEHREILEEVAGKGGYVVLTACPEAEHVNMLGFKLAGILARGSYEEVAVLTVDGSLHCTQLHWMLEEVCKISGKCPARRHIVIYKGKPREISVEAVKASRFLYRVDKLLGSSGGAPVD; encoded by the coding sequence GTGGAGTGCTTGTACATCCTCCCAAGGCTAATCGACGTGAACGCTAAGGCCTCCATCCTCAGGGAGGCTAAGAGGATACTGGTCGCTGGGAGATGCGTGGAGTCAGAGCACAGGGAGATCCTGGAGGAGGTGGCGGGTAAGGGGGGCTACGTGGTTCTCACAGCGTGCCCTGAGGCCGAGCACGTGAACATGCTTGGCTTCAAGCTAGCCGGGATACTTGCGAGAGGCAGCTACGAGGAGGTCGCCGTCCTAACGGTTGACGGGAGCCTCCACTGCACGCAGCTCCACTGGATGCTCGAGGAGGTCTGCAAGATCTCGGGGAAGTGCCCTGCCAGGAGGCATATAGTCATATACAAGGGGAAGCCCCGTGAAATCAGTGTTGAAGCAGTGAAGGCGAGCAGGTTCCTCTACAGGGTTGACAAGCTACTGGGCTCCAGCGGCGGGGCACCAGTGGATTAG
- a CDS encoding molybdopterin biosynthesis protein, with translation MSRKLFHTLLSISEALEAVKARIPVSPKGVEEVGLSEALGRVLAEDVYAPIDHPPFDRSEVDGYAVRSMDVEWADELSPVELKITGVVGVGEAPATPCRPGEAVEVATGAVVPGGCDSVVMEEYAEASGGTVRIYRSVSPGENVSTAGSDVSAGDLVLLKGTRLSHEHIAVLSGLGVSRVRVYVKPKAAVYSTGNEVVEPGAPLPLGRVYDVNGRLTASYLRELGVDAVFKGLLPDDYGELKKALEDALSQYDLVVTSGGTSAGVGDLVYRVFEDLGEIVVHGLRAKPGKPTVIAVSRGRLLIGLPGFPLSCYMILRGLVKPIVSLMTGARDMELEVEAVLPVKLRKQVGKAWLLPVSLVEGRQGVSAYPVSLSSGSIAALIYSDGYVELPEDTDTVEAGSRVRVRLFRPVEPSSRLNIIGSNDPLLMDILVEAGLAYSSRVLNTGSLAGWHAAARGEADVAPTHLLDEESMTYNRPFLKRFNLVDKAVLVRGFDRLIGIVVAKGNPKNIRSVGDFLRGDVRIVNRVKGSGVRVYMDHLLKKILEAEGKPFKQVGRLVNGYTYEVKTHTAVALAVKQGRADAGIASGYVAEMFDLDFIPLTWEEYDFLVPREKLAKPLVASFLEALKRRELVEKAMRYKGYYRIPGDIGEPLPP, from the coding sequence TTGTCGAGGAAGCTCTTCCACACGCTTCTCTCAATAAGCGAGGCGCTTGAAGCGGTTAAAGCAAGGATCCCTGTTTCACCGAAGGGGGTTGAAGAAGTAGGGTTGAGTGAAGCACTGGGGAGAGTGCTCGCTGAAGACGTCTACGCGCCCATAGACCACCCGCCCTTCGACAGGAGCGAGGTAGACGGCTACGCTGTGAGAAGCATGGATGTCGAGTGGGCTGACGAGCTCTCCCCAGTGGAGTTGAAGATCACCGGGGTAGTCGGAGTAGGGGAGGCGCCGGCGACCCCCTGCCGCCCCGGTGAAGCTGTTGAAGTAGCAACCGGGGCCGTGGTCCCCGGGGGATGCGACTCAGTGGTGATGGAGGAGTATGCGGAGGCCTCCGGCGGCACCGTGAGGATCTATAGGAGTGTGAGCCCCGGTGAAAACGTGTCGACAGCAGGGAGCGATGTGTCGGCAGGGGACCTCGTGCTTTTAAAGGGTACTAGGCTGAGCCATGAGCACATAGCGGTTCTATCAGGACTCGGGGTTTCAAGGGTAAGGGTCTACGTTAAGCCGAAGGCCGCAGTGTACTCAACGGGGAACGAGGTGGTTGAGCCCGGGGCCCCCTTACCCCTCGGCAGGGTTTACGATGTAAACGGCCGCCTCACAGCGTCATACCTCAGGGAGCTCGGCGTCGACGCGGTCTTCAAGGGGCTGCTCCCCGACGACTACGGTGAGTTGAAGAAGGCTCTCGAGGATGCCCTCTCCCAGTACGATCTCGTTGTGACAAGCGGGGGGACGAGCGCCGGGGTCGGCGACCTGGTCTACAGGGTTTTCGAGGACCTAGGGGAGATAGTGGTCCACGGGCTGAGGGCTAAGCCCGGTAAGCCGACGGTTATCGCTGTATCCAGGGGCAGGCTCCTCATAGGGCTCCCCGGCTTCCCGCTTTCATGCTACATGATCCTCAGGGGCCTCGTGAAGCCCATAGTGTCGCTTATGACGGGTGCAAGGGACATGGAGCTCGAGGTTGAAGCAGTGCTCCCCGTGAAGCTGAGGAAGCAGGTGGGCAAGGCCTGGCTGCTGCCGGTCTCACTGGTGGAGGGGCGTCAAGGGGTCTCAGCCTACCCGGTGTCGCTGAGCAGTGGGAGCATAGCGGCCCTCATATATAGCGACGGGTATGTTGAGCTACCCGAGGACACGGACACCGTGGAAGCCGGGTCAAGGGTAAGGGTCCGCTTGTTCAGGCCCGTGGAGCCGTCGAGCAGGCTCAACATCATAGGGAGCAACGATCCATTGCTCATGGATATCCTGGTTGAAGCCGGGCTAGCCTACTCGAGCAGGGTGTTGAACACTGGGAGCCTCGCCGGCTGGCATGCAGCCGCCAGGGGGGAGGCCGATGTAGCCCCAACCCACCTGCTGGACGAGGAGTCCATGACCTATAACAGGCCTTTCCTCAAGCGCTTCAACCTCGTGGATAAAGCGGTGTTGGTGAGGGGCTTCGACAGGCTCATAGGGATAGTTGTAGCGAAAGGCAACCCTAAGAACATAAGGAGTGTAGGGGACTTCCTGAGGGGCGACGTCAGGATCGTGAACAGGGTTAAGGGGTCTGGTGTAAGGGTCTACATGGATCACTTGTTGAAGAAGATTCTTGAAGCAGAGGGGAAGCCGTTTAAGCAGGTGGGTAGGCTTGTAAACGGGTACACCTACGAGGTGAAAACCCATACAGCGGTAGCCCTAGCCGTTAAACAGGGGAGGGCTGACGCCGGGATCGCATCAGGGTATGTTGCCGAAATGTTCGACCTGGACTTCATTCCTTTAACATGGGAGGAATACGACTTCCTGGTGCCAAGGGAGAAGCTGGCGAAGCCGCTTGTCGCATCCTTCCTGGAGGCCCTTAAGAGGAGGGAGCTCGTGGAGAAAGCGATGAGGTATAAGGGCTACTACAGGATACCAGGGGACATAGGGGAGCCGCTGCCACCCTAA
- a CDS encoding DEAD/DEAH box helicase has protein sequence METAALRGLGLPEAYVRLLEERGIRELNPVQSEAVEKGLLGEGNMVVSAPTASGKTLIAELALVDAWLKGGMGVYLTPLRALASEKYWEFKTLESIGVKVGVSTGDYDQPADHLGGYDILVATYERFDSILRLKPWWLPRVSVVVVDEVHMVGDPERGPIIEVIAARLLKRGVRVIGLSATVGNPGELADWLHATLVATGWRPVKLVEGYLEKHEWRIVFPSEGRAEAVEEDTGDPFLDIPLHNAVELGVQTLVFTHNRRRVEEYAEKAAQRLPMAPVGDALAKLLRELEEAPTSVERDGLSELMKRGVAFHHAGLSGVARSIVEKAFRERLIRILYATPTLAAGVNLPARRVLVSVKRYDPARGRKVSISVSEYKQMAGRAGRPRFDEKGESIIVDASSSREALKYIEGSPEPVAGKLLSERSLRIHVLSLVASGEASSTREAVEALSATLSMKQSGDPGFYAGKVEAAVKLLTELGMIEEAGGSLRASALGRITSYTYLDPLTISVYRGLKPPNPGLDLYLLHVVSMTPDFKRGSPYIQGRVVAGLEDVALDMSGEGLIPGPGRAGVDYDDWLEAFVHAMILYDWINEASEDEIVGKYSVGPGDLYSMRDTAAWITHALARVEGVLGDIAFYRALDKLSKRLEKGVREDALELASLRLIGRVRARILIEHGFKTLRDLAEAPVSSIASLPRFGQRVAEEVERQLRELGLKQG, from the coding sequence ATGGAGACGGCTGCTCTAAGGGGACTAGGACTCCCGGAGGCCTATGTGAGGCTCCTGGAGGAGAGAGGGATCAGGGAGCTGAACCCTGTTCAAAGCGAGGCAGTGGAGAAAGGGTTGCTGGGCGAGGGGAACATGGTGGTTTCAGCCCCCACGGCGTCGGGGAAAACCCTTATAGCTGAACTAGCCCTCGTCGACGCATGGCTTAAAGGGGGTATGGGCGTCTACCTGACCCCCCTCAGGGCTCTTGCAAGCGAGAAGTACTGGGAGTTCAAGACGCTTGAGTCAATCGGCGTCAAAGTGGGGGTTTCAACCGGGGACTATGATCAGCCCGCAGACCACCTCGGCGGCTACGACATCCTTGTCGCAACCTACGAGAGGTTTGACAGCATACTCAGGTTGAAGCCCTGGTGGCTTCCAAGGGTAAGCGTGGTCGTCGTAGACGAGGTCCACATGGTTGGGGACCCTGAGAGAGGCCCCATAATAGAGGTGATCGCCGCCAGGCTCCTTAAACGAGGCGTGAGAGTGATAGGGCTCTCGGCAACAGTGGGGAACCCGGGGGAGCTCGCCGACTGGCTTCACGCGACACTCGTCGCCACAGGGTGGAGGCCTGTTAAACTGGTTGAAGGATACCTGGAGAAGCATGAGTGGAGGATAGTCTTCCCATCCGAGGGGAGGGCTGAGGCAGTCGAGGAGGATACGGGAGACCCCTTCCTGGACATACCCCTCCACAACGCTGTTGAACTCGGCGTGCAAACCCTTGTCTTCACGCATAACAGGAGGAGGGTTGAAGAATACGCTGAGAAAGCTGCTCAACGCCTCCCCATGGCTCCCGTCGGCGACGCACTGGCCAAGCTCCTCAGGGAGCTCGAGGAAGCCCCTACATCGGTTGAAAGAGACGGGTTATCCGAGTTGATGAAGAGAGGGGTGGCATTCCACCATGCAGGGCTCTCGGGTGTCGCTAGAAGCATAGTGGAGAAGGCTTTCAGGGAGAGGCTCATCAGGATCCTGTACGCGACCCCCACGCTTGCAGCAGGCGTCAACCTGCCTGCTAGAAGAGTCCTGGTCTCCGTGAAGAGGTATGACCCCGCCAGGGGGAGGAAGGTGAGTATAAGTGTCTCAGAGTACAAGCAGATGGCTGGGAGGGCTGGGAGACCGAGGTTCGATGAGAAGGGTGAATCCATAATAGTCGACGCCTCAAGCAGCAGGGAGGCATTGAAGTACATAGAGGGCTCCCCGGAGCCCGTTGCAGGGAAGCTCCTCAGCGAGAGAAGCCTGAGGATACACGTGCTCTCACTAGTGGCGTCAGGCGAGGCCTCAAGCACCAGGGAGGCTGTGGAAGCCCTCTCAGCAACCCTCTCCATGAAGCAGTCCGGGGACCCCGGCTTCTATGCCGGCAAGGTTGAGGCAGCCGTCAAGCTCCTCACGGAGCTCGGGATGATCGAGGAGGCCGGGGGCTCCCTGAGGGCTTCAGCCCTTGGAAGGATTACATCCTACACCTACCTAGACCCCTTGACGATAAGCGTGTACAGGGGTTTAAAGCCCCCTAACCCTGGGCTCGACCTCTACCTGCTCCACGTGGTCTCCATGACCCCTGACTTCAAAAGGGGATCCCCCTACATACAGGGAAGGGTGGTAGCCGGCCTCGAGGACGTGGCCCTCGATATGAGCGGGGAGGGGCTTATACCGGGGCCCGGGAGGGCGGGCGTCGACTACGATGACTGGCTTGAAGCATTCGTCCACGCCATGATACTCTACGACTGGATTAATGAGGCATCGGAGGACGAGATAGTTGGGAAATACTCGGTGGGCCCCGGCGACCTTTACAGTATGAGGGATACAGCGGCCTGGATAACCCATGCGCTTGCACGCGTGGAGGGTGTGCTGGGGGACATAGCGTTCTACAGGGCGCTCGACAAGCTCTCCAAGAGGCTTGAGAAAGGGGTGAGGGAGGACGCGCTTGAACTAGCCTCACTGAGGTTGATTGGAAGGGTGAGGGCTAGGATACTCATAGAGCACGGTTTTAAAACACTGAGGGATCTCGCTGAAGCCCCTGTCTCCAGTATAGCATCCCTACCGAGGTTCGGGCAACGCGTAGCGGAGGAGGTTGAGAGGCAGCTGAGGGAGCTGGGGTTGAAGCAGGGTTAG
- the upp gene encoding uracil phosphoribosyltransferase: MGRLILVDNPLAKYYLSILRKPATTPGLFREYMRKLGFIIGYEVSRHLEWRRVFIESGMGRAEGVYPSRPLYIVGVLGASIPLVHGIWDAMPWAGLGLVAARRIVGEGRVEAELYYERMPSDLSAYTTLVVDPTLASGRTMTRVVEEVEARGCRSIIAATVVASRYGVEVFHSRFSSIPLIAVEVDPVVDKGFFIVPGIGDAGDRSLSADMVFEPALGLGFEKPGDNGV, from the coding sequence ATGGGTAGGCTTATACTCGTAGACAACCCTTTAGCCAAGTACTATCTCTCAATACTCAGGAAGCCTGCAACCACGCCGGGCTTGTTCAGGGAGTACATGAGGAAGCTCGGCTTCATCATAGGGTACGAGGTTTCAAGGCACCTTGAGTGGCGCAGGGTCTTCATAGAGTCCGGGATGGGGAGGGCTGAGGGAGTGTACCCGTCGAGACCCCTCTACATAGTGGGGGTTCTAGGGGCGTCTATACCGCTTGTCCACGGGATATGGGATGCAATGCCATGGGCTGGCTTAGGCCTTGTTGCAGCCAGGAGGATTGTGGGCGAGGGCAGGGTGGAGGCCGAGTTATACTATGAGAGGATGCCTTCAGACCTCTCAGCGTACACTACCCTCGTCGTCGACCCCACGCTGGCGAGCGGGAGGACGATGACCAGGGTTGTAGAGGAGGTTGAGGCAAGGGGGTGTAGGAGCATAATAGCAGCTACAGTCGTAGCGTCAAGGTACGGGGTGGAGGTCTTCCACAGCAGGTTCAGCAGTATACCCCTTATAGCGGTTGAAGTAGACCCCGTTGTGGACAAGGGCTTCTTCATAGTGCCCGGGATAGGGGATGCAGGCGACAGGAGCCTCAGCGCCGACATGGTGTTTGAGCCGGCGCTGGGCTTAGGCTTCGAGAAGCCTGGAGACAACGGTGTCTAG
- a CDS encoding P-loop NTPase — protein sequence MTGDPRLHNALRNLSQAGRVYVVLSTKGGVGKTTVAVLLALHASRRLKAGLMDADLTNPSTHILLGIDPSAVKYREEKGIEPYRINGLRYVTMAAYTGEKPLPLRGREAGEALRELLAIVKWGPLDILLIDTPPGVGDEHLDLLYSLKNIVRPLVVATPSVLSVRSVARLIQLLREAGYGWIGLVENMGSGVLQGEPLLQGADYLGYIPFTPGLEDCLRSRKEACVDPALLDTVVSRLLEA from the coding sequence TTGACCGGGGACCCAAGGCTCCACAACGCGTTGAGGAACCTCTCGCAGGCTGGGAGAGTATACGTGGTGCTGAGCACTAAGGGGGGTGTGGGGAAGACCACTGTAGCAGTCCTCCTAGCCCTCCACGCGTCGAGGAGGCTTAAAGCAGGGTTAATGGATGCTGATCTAACTAATCCATCGACACACATACTCCTCGGCATAGACCCCTCAGCCGTCAAGTACCGTGAGGAGAAAGGGATAGAGCCCTATAGGATCAACGGCTTAAGATACGTCACCATGGCCGCCTACACGGGTGAGAAGCCGCTGCCGTTAAGGGGGAGGGAGGCTGGTGAAGCCCTAAGGGAGCTGCTCGCCATCGTTAAATGGGGTCCCCTAGACATCCTCCTCATAGACACGCCGCCGGGCGTGGGCGACGAGCACCTCGACCTACTCTACTCGTTGAAAAACATTGTTAGACCCCTTGTCGTGGCAACCCCCAGCGTGCTCTCAGTGAGAAGCGTTGCAAGACTCATCCAGCTCCTAAGGGAGGCTGGATACGGGTGGATAGGCCTCGTGGAGAACATGGGTAGCGGGGTGCTCCAGGGTGAACCACTCCTCCAGGGCGCAGACTACCTAGGCTACATACCGTTCACACCGGGGCTGGAGGACTGCCTGCGGTCAAGAAAGGAGGCGTGCGTTGACCCAGCCCTACTAGACACCGTTGTCTCCAGGCTTCTCGAAGCCTAA
- the hypA gene encoding hydrogenase nickel incorporation protein HypA, protein MVHEWALAESIVNYLVDQGLRRIRVLRLRLGLLQGVDKEVLLFSLREVASMQGVEIGEVAVEDEEPVLKCNTCGYTWSMPASALSDEEREAVHFVPEAIHAFTRCPRCGSRDFTVVKGRGVSLVEAVPG, encoded by the coding sequence ATGGTTCACGAGTGGGCTCTAGCGGAGTCCATAGTGAACTACCTGGTCGACCAGGGGCTTAGAAGGATCAGGGTTCTCAGGCTGAGACTCGGCCTCCTGCAAGGGGTTGACAAGGAGGTCCTATTGTTCAGCCTGAGGGAGGTGGCGTCGATGCAGGGCGTGGAGATAGGGGAGGTCGCCGTGGAGGATGAAGAACCAGTCTTAAAATGCAATACATGCGGCTACACCTGGAGCATGCCTGCCTCAGCCCTGAGCGATGAGGAGCGTGAGGCAGTCCACTTCGTCCCCGAAGCCATACACGCGTTCACCAGGTGCCCTAGGTGTGGGAGCAGGGATTTCACGGTTGTGAAGGGTAGAGGAGTATCCCTGGTGGAGGCGGTGCCTGGTTGA
- a CDS encoding hydroxymethylglutaryl-CoA reductase, degradative — MSSSRIPGFYKLPIHERRRIVGEWAGLTGEELETLGNLGNLPEKIADSMIENVVGGMTYPFAVATNFLINGRERLIPMVIEETSVVAAASNAARMLRHGEGIGANAERQEMISQIHLVKVDSPWFKAMRVIERKKEILEHAAQQDPTLLKYGGGPRDLEVRVLEHPALGGVIVVHLVVDVRDAMGANTVNTMAEAVAPILEKITGGEARLRIVSNHAVYRVARAWAATPVDEVGGMDVARKIMEASILAEIDPYRAVTHNKGIMNGVIAVALATGQDHRAIEAGAHAYAARTGVYRPLSRWEVTQDGLLAGSLEIPLQVGVVGGAVKVHPVARIALKILGVSTARELAEVMAAVGLAQNLAALRALVTEGIQKGHMRLHARNLAIMAGATGDLIDRVAEKMVKDGRIRYDYAKELVEKAARGEPLD; from the coding sequence ATGAGTAGCAGTAGGATACCCGGCTTCTACAAGCTTCCTATTCATGAAAGAAGGAGGATTGTCGGGGAGTGGGCTGGGTTAACAGGCGAGGAGCTTGAGACGCTTGGAAACCTAGGCAACCTCCCTGAGAAGATAGCTGACAGCATGATAGAGAACGTTGTCGGCGGCATGACATACCCGTTCGCCGTGGCAACAAACTTCCTGATAAATGGTCGTGAACGCTTAATCCCCATGGTCATCGAGGAAACCAGCGTCGTGGCGGCTGCCAGCAATGCTGCGAGAATGCTGAGGCACGGGGAGGGGATAGGTGCTAACGCTGAGAGGCAGGAGATGATCAGCCAGATACACCTGGTTAAAGTCGACTCACCCTGGTTCAAGGCCATGAGGGTGATTGAGAGGAAGAAGGAGATACTCGAGCACGCTGCACAGCAGGATCCAACGCTCCTAAAGTACGGGGGAGGCCCCAGGGACCTGGAGGTAAGGGTCCTCGAGCACCCTGCCCTAGGCGGCGTCATAGTCGTCCACCTGGTTGTAGACGTGAGGGATGCAATGGGGGCTAACACCGTGAACACCATGGCTGAAGCAGTGGCACCGATCCTCGAGAAGATCACCGGGGGAGAGGCAAGGCTGAGAATAGTTTCAAACCACGCGGTCTACAGGGTTGCAAGGGCATGGGCTGCCACACCGGTTGACGAGGTAGGAGGTATGGATGTCGCAAGAAAGATAATGGAGGCATCGATCCTCGCTGAAATAGACCCCTACAGGGCTGTCACACACAACAAGGGGATAATGAACGGTGTGATAGCAGTGGCTCTTGCAACAGGCCAGGACCACAGGGCTATAGAGGCGGGTGCACACGCGTACGCGGCGCGGACAGGAGTATACAGGCCTCTGAGCCGATGGGAGGTGACGCAGGACGGGCTGCTAGCCGGGAGCCTGGAGATACCGCTCCAGGTAGGCGTCGTCGGGGGAGCGGTTAAAGTCCACCCTGTAGCCAGGATAGCCTTGAAGATACTGGGTGTCTCAACAGCCAGAGAGCTCGCTGAAGTAATGGCGGCCGTAGGGCTCGCCCAGAACCTAGCCGCGCTGAGAGCCCTTGTCACCGAGGGTATTCAGAAAGGCCACATGAGGCTGCACGCCAGGAACCTGGCCATAATGGCGGGCGCTACAGGCGACCTCATAGACAGGGTTGCGGAGAAAATGGTCAAGGATGGAAGGATCAGGTATGACTACGCCAAAGAACTCGTTGAAAAAGCCGCTAGAGGCGAGCCACTAGACTAG
- a CDS encoding ABC transporter ATP-binding protein, translating to MMLRVEKLSKRFGKTWALSEVSFAYEGARIAVLGPNGSGKTTLLTILAGLRYPTTGRALVNGIEPYVERERAVRAISFMFEKPRFNLGIRIRDIVKILSEDRGCGDEAESLARLLGLTEFYDVKLAGLSSGQAQLVGIWASLACWDGVVIIDEPFAHLDIRRAGVLANLISRRSDIIFTTHTPEEAEALADYIVILNNGRVVWAGTRDQLVARDVFEAYPLGDKQRSLGLLEEEECRVVADLGLTVIVTGCKEEDLAGLVKRGVISGFRRAGVRYVYAGRKREEG from the coding sequence ATGATGCTTAGAGTCGAGAAGCTGAGCAAGCGGTTCGGCAAGACATGGGCCCTTTCCGAGGTCTCCTTTGCTTACGAGGGGGCTAGGATCGCTGTCCTCGGGCCCAACGGCAGCGGCAAGACCACTTTGCTCACAATACTGGCGGGGCTTAGGTACCCGACCACGGGCAGGGCGCTCGTAAACGGTATCGAGCCCTATGTCGAGCGCGAAAGAGCCGTGAGAGCTATATCCTTCATGTTCGAGAAGCCGCGTTTCAACCTGGGCATAAGGATTAGAGACATCGTCAAGATACTGAGCGAGGATAGGGGCTGCGGCGACGAGGCCGAGAGCCTGGCTCGCTTACTGGGGCTCACGGAGTTTTACGATGTGAAATTAGCTGGCCTGTCCTCGGGGCAGGCGCAGCTGGTGGGTATATGGGCCTCTCTGGCCTGCTGGGATGGAGTAGTCATAATCGACGAGCCCTTCGCACACCTAGATATCCGCAGGGCGGGAGTGCTGGCGAATCTCATCAGCAGGAGGTCGGACATAATCTTCACCACTCACACTCCCGAGGAGGCGGAAGCGCTCGCCGACTACATAGTGATATTGAACAATGGCAGGGTGGTGTGGGCCGGCACCAGGGATCAGCTGGTGGCTCGCGACGTCTTCGAAGCGTACCCTCTCGGAGACAAGCAGCGATCGCTGGGTCTCCTCGAAGAAGAGGAATGCAGGGTTGTAGCCGACCTGGGCTTGACGGTCATTGTGACGGGATGCAAGGAGGAGGATCTGGCGGGGCTCGTGAAAAGAGGCGTGATCTCCGGGTTCAGGAGGGCAGGTGTGAGGTATGTATATGCTGGGAGGAAACGTGAAGAAGGTTAA